One window of Salegentibacter sp. Hel_I_6 genomic DNA carries:
- a CDS encoding DUF2231 domain-containing protein, whose translation MKNFVFIFFLMMLPLLLPAQDDHNHSPLGQEQGLDPDTITTNIATENTRQDPALGSEDSFREVKAALDDFPNLHPLVVHFPIVLLLLGAFLQLIQIFTLKRNLDWIILLTVGGGFIGAYIAGVYAHPHTQDLTEMAKKVLEQHDKFAEWTIYSSAVAATLKLISLFLLKKNRVFEIFVFLILAFSAYSVAEAGHYGSQLVYIEGVGPQGEYLETEKTDGNSKGEGHSH comes from the coding sequence ATGAAAAATTTTGTCTTTATATTCTTTTTAATGATGTTGCCATTATTACTCCCGGCGCAAGACGATCATAATCATTCTCCATTAGGTCAGGAACAGGGATTAGACCCCGATACTATAACCACAAATATAGCTACAGAAAATACCAGGCAGGATCCGGCTTTAGGATCAGAAGATAGTTTCAGGGAAGTTAAGGCGGCGCTTGATGATTTTCCAAATCTTCATCCTTTGGTGGTTCATTTTCCCATTGTTTTGCTTTTACTGGGGGCATTTTTGCAGCTAATTCAGATTTTTACTCTGAAAAGGAATCTGGATTGGATAATCCTTTTAACCGTAGGCGGAGGGTTTATCGGTGCCTATATAGCCGGGGTGTATGCCCATCCCCATACCCAGGATTTAACTGAAATGGCCAAAAAAGTATTAGAACAGCATGATAAATTTGCCGAATGGACCATTTATTCCAGCGCAGTTGCTGCTACCTTAAAATTGATCAGCTTATTTTTATTGAAGAAGAACCGGGTTTTTGAAATTTTTGTATTCCTAATTCTTGCTTTTTCAGCATATTCTGTTGCAGAAGCAGGACATTATGGTTCCCAGCTGGTATATATAGAAGGAGTGGGCCCGCAGGGCGAATATCTTGAAACTGAAAAAACAGATGGAAATAGCAAAGGCGAAGGACACTCGCATTAA
- a CDS encoding multicopper oxidase family protein yields MMKKNVNRRNFIQTASLAAAGFYVMPFFASCKSDTSTRHPETVNKMDKDFIADLDLQLTALPSQTSIYPNSSTKTYSYKASIIKGSEDNLQNIEGSYLGPVIRVKKGDKVRVRYENQIPAESIVHWHGLHVSHENDGHPEHVISEGETYYYEFEVMNRAGTYWFHPHPHKHTGEQVYKGLAGLFIVSDKEEGKLNLPQGEYDIPVVIQDRTFNDNKQLQYLGDGEMDRMQGFLGEQILINGKIDNTLNLGANGKYRLRLLNGSNSRAYKLAWDNGEPITVFGVDGGLLEAPKKLPYLILGPAQRVDVWLDLSQQSENSRIKLVHLPIPLDMMGGGMMNGGMMGNSSSNHLPYDTQFDILEINVGAFAENNAQLPGELSSFNTLAATDAINKDNPRTFTFAMGGMMEWTINGRTYNGTEVAEEETVKLDTTEIWRINNGNQFSSDPDDDSGMMGGGMHGNGGMMGGQGGMGNMMQMPHPVHIHQLQFNILNRNADKVDDKLWEATKDGFINEGWQDSVYLLPGMQMDLIMRFEDYKGLFLYHCHNLEHEDMGMMRNFKIV; encoded by the coding sequence ATGATGAAAAAAAACGTAAACAGAAGGAATTTTATACAAACTGCAAGCCTGGCAGCAGCAGGTTTCTATGTAATGCCTTTTTTTGCCTCCTGTAAATCGGATACCTCCACCCGGCATCCTGAGACCGTAAATAAAATGGACAAGGATTTTATTGCCGATTTAGATCTACAACTTACCGCATTACCTTCCCAGACCAGCATCTATCCAAACAGTAGTACCAAAACATATTCCTATAAAGCATCTATCATAAAAGGTAGCGAAGATAATTTACAAAATATAGAGGGTAGCTATTTAGGACCTGTTATTCGGGTAAAGAAAGGGGATAAGGTTAGGGTGAGGTATGAAAACCAGATTCCGGCCGAATCTATTGTGCACTGGCATGGCCTGCACGTGTCTCACGAGAATGATGGCCACCCAGAGCATGTAATAAGTGAAGGAGAAACCTATTATTATGAATTTGAAGTGATGAACAGGGCTGGAACGTATTGGTTCCACCCACATCCGCATAAACATACAGGGGAACAGGTATATAAGGGACTGGCAGGATTGTTTATCGTATCTGATAAAGAAGAAGGAAAATTAAATCTACCCCAGGGTGAATATGATATTCCCGTGGTGATCCAGGACAGGACTTTTAATGATAATAAACAGCTCCAATACCTGGGCGATGGAGAGATGGATCGAATGCAGGGTTTTTTAGGTGAGCAAATATTGATCAATGGTAAAATTGATAATACCCTGAACCTGGGCGCAAACGGGAAATATCGTTTAAGGCTCTTAAACGGTTCCAATTCCAGGGCTTATAAGTTGGCGTGGGACAATGGTGAACCTATCACAGTATTTGGTGTGGACGGGGGGCTATTGGAAGCGCCAAAAAAATTGCCCTATCTAATTTTAGGGCCAGCGCAGCGGGTAGATGTATGGTTGGATTTATCTCAACAGTCAGAAAATAGTCGTATTAAACTGGTCCATTTACCTATCCCACTGGACATGATGGGTGGTGGCATGATGAATGGCGGGATGATGGGAAATAGCAGTAGCAATCACTTGCCTTATGACACTCAGTTTGATATTCTGGAAATAAATGTGGGGGCTTTCGCAGAAAACAATGCTCAATTACCTGGTGAGCTCAGTTCTTTCAATACATTGGCGGCCACAGATGCCATCAATAAAGACAATCCCAGGACTTTCACCTTCGCTATGGGCGGAATGATGGAATGGACCATTAACGGTCGCACCTATAATGGCACCGAAGTAGCCGAAGAAGAGACCGTGAAATTAGATACTACCGAAATTTGGCGTATCAATAATGGAAACCAGTTTTCTTCAGATCCTGATGATGACAGCGGAATGATGGGCGGCGGAATGCATGGCAACGGCGGAATGATGGGCGGTCAGGGAGGCATGGGAAATATGATGCAAATGCCACATCCTGTTCATATCCACCAATTACAATTCAACATCTTAAACCGAAACGCTGATAAGGTAGATGATAAGCTTTGGGAAGCAACCAAAGACGGTTTTATCAACGAAGGCTGGCAGGACAGCGTTTATCTTTTACCAGGAATGCAAATGGATTTGATCATGCGATTTGAAGACTATAAAGGATTGTTTCTATACCATTGCCATAATCTGGAGCATGAGGATATGGGCATGATGAGAAACTTTAAAATAGTGTAG
- a CDS encoding PepSY domain-containing protein, with amino-acid sequence MVKRKTAMKIRKAHRYLGIFIGIQFLMWTISGMYFSWTDIDEIHGDHFKKLPPETSNFENLAGISTLIPEMKIHSISLKEVSGMPYYFVNNEKLVHAQDGKVIDEISEEDAKNIAQRYVKDDFKIISVEKINKVGDHHEYRSGSFPAYVINYAQPKNLKAYVGATDASFKTVRYRDWRWFDFLWMTHTMDYEGRDDFNNLVLRIFSLMGLITVLSGFLLWYISSPSIRKFQKKFK; translated from the coding sequence ATGGTGAAGAGAAAAACAGCGATGAAAATTCGTAAAGCCCATCGATATCTGGGAATCTTTATAGGCATTCAGTTCTTGATGTGGACTATTAGCGGGATGTATTTTAGCTGGACCGATATCGATGAAATTCACGGAGATCACTTTAAAAAATTGCCTCCTGAAACTTCAAATTTTGAAAATCTTGCCGGTATTTCCACGCTCATTCCAGAAATGAAAATTCATAGTATTAGTTTAAAAGAAGTTTCGGGAATGCCTTACTATTTTGTAAACAACGAAAAACTGGTACACGCACAAGATGGCAAAGTTATCGATGAAATTTCAGAAGAAGATGCCAAGAATATTGCGCAACGATATGTAAAAGATGATTTTAAAATAATTTCAGTAGAAAAAATCAACAAAGTCGGGGATCATCATGAATACCGTAGTGGATCTTTTCCGGCTTATGTTATTAATTATGCCCAACCTAAAAACCTAAAAGCCTATGTGGGTGCTACCGATGCAAGTTTTAAAACGGTACGTTATCGCGACTGGCGTTGGTTCGATTTTCTTTGGATGACCCATACCATGGATTACGAAGGAAGGGACGATTTTAATAACCTTGTACTACGTATTTTTTCTCTTATGGGCCTTATAACGGTCTTGAGCGGTTTTTTACTCTGGTATATTTCATCACCATCAATAAGAAAATTTCAAAAAAAATTCAAATAA
- a CDS encoding FMN-binding glutamate synthase family protein, whose amino-acid sequence MRIFFLIGSSVSAVGLILIILWRPHLWWIAILLLPIYILGFKDYFQKADNIQRNYPLFGRLTNLLEEQRHVLQEALFLNRAEGMPFNWIQKEIVYKRAANANMNQPFGTQLSYESTGREWFLHSTFPSKEFRDNFRINIGGPNCTKPYSSSILNLGAMSYGSISKNATLAFNGGAKIAGFAQNTGEGGLTPYHQKYGADLIFQFGTGYFGCRNAEGNFDAEKFTEIAQNDLVKMIEIKISQGAKPGFGAILPASKNTREISEYRDIEAHTEIHSPAHHSAFSNPNELLKFIKELRDLSSAKPIGIKLCIGLKLEFDEMIEIFSKNKENNFPDFIAVDGAEGGSGAASMDGLHWGGTPLIEALHFVDITLKKYNLRKHIKVIAAGKIISSFDIYKALAVGADACYSARGMMFALGCVQSLKCNLNTCPTGITTMDSKRVKALVVEDKKHKVANYHKNTIQGLKELLLSMGISDRNGINKTSIVRKISESDSKSYSELYK is encoded by the coding sequence ATGAGAATTTTTTTTTTAATAGGTTCTTCAGTATCCGCGGTAGGACTTATATTAATTATATTGTGGCGGCCGCATCTATGGTGGATAGCGATTTTATTGCTTCCTATTTATATATTGGGCTTTAAAGATTATTTTCAAAAAGCAGACAATATTCAGCGTAATTATCCTTTATTTGGTAGGCTTACCAATTTATTAGAAGAACAACGTCACGTTTTGCAAGAAGCTTTGTTTCTCAACCGCGCCGAAGGTATGCCCTTCAATTGGATCCAAAAGGAAATTGTATATAAGCGGGCCGCAAATGCAAACATGAATCAGCCATTTGGCACCCAGTTATCTTATGAGAGTACTGGCCGTGAATGGTTTTTGCATTCTACATTTCCCTCAAAGGAATTTCGCGATAATTTTCGTATTAATATTGGAGGTCCAAATTGTACTAAGCCCTACAGTTCAAGTATTTTGAATTTAGGGGCAATGAGTTATGGCTCTATTAGTAAAAATGCTACCCTGGCTTTTAATGGAGGGGCTAAAATAGCGGGATTTGCACAAAACACTGGTGAAGGGGGGCTTACACCTTATCATCAAAAATACGGGGCAGATCTAATCTTTCAATTTGGCACCGGATATTTTGGATGCCGAAATGCTGAAGGGAATTTTGATGCTGAAAAGTTCACTGAAATAGCCCAGAATGATCTCGTAAAAATGATCGAGATTAAAATCTCACAAGGAGCTAAGCCAGGTTTTGGTGCTATACTTCCTGCCAGTAAAAATACCAGGGAGATTTCAGAATATAGGGATATTGAAGCACATACAGAGATTCATTCCCCGGCGCACCACAGTGCTTTCAGTAACCCTAACGAGTTGCTTAAATTTATCAAAGAATTACGTGATCTTTCCTCTGCAAAACCTATAGGGATTAAACTCTGTATTGGTTTAAAACTCGAATTTGATGAGATGATTGAAATATTTTCGAAAAATAAAGAAAATAATTTTCCAGATTTTATTGCGGTAGATGGAGCAGAAGGTGGTTCTGGGGCTGCAAGCATGGATGGATTACATTGGGGCGGAACACCTTTAATTGAGGCGCTCCACTTTGTGGATATAACTTTAAAAAAATATAATCTGCGCAAACATATTAAGGTTATAGCTGCGGGAAAAATAATTTCTTCTTTCGATATTTATAAAGCATTAGCCGTTGGGGCCGATGCTTGTTACAGTGCCAGGGGTATGATGTTTGCCCTGGGGTGTGTCCAATCTTTAAAATGCAATTTAAATACCTGCCCTACCGGAATAACCACTATGGATTCAAAGCGGGTAAAGGCTTTGGTAGTTGAGGATAAGAAACACAAAGTGGCTAATTATCATAAAAACACCATTCAGGGTTTAAAGGAATTGTTACTATCAATGGGTATCTCAGATAGAAATGGAATAAACAAAACCAGTATTGTAAGAAAAATTAGTGAGTCGGATAGTAAATCCTATAGTGAACTTTATAAGTGA
- a CDS encoding DUF3347 domain-containing protein: MKKIIRSITVLSLIAGSLAIFSCKNDQNTKDAPKPMQNEMHQPNIDENAEAKGYEDEGLQAEFKDEKTADLYDLYVAIKDAFVNTNSQAASAKAAELAETATNKKGIVAIANEIAESGNINKQREAFSKLTEAMEPVLRNALASGEIYKQYCPMAFEGKGDYWYSNSKDIFNPYYGNKMLKCGRVQETIK, encoded by the coding sequence ATGAAAAAAATAATTAGAAGCATAACAGTTTTAAGTCTCATTGCTGGAAGTTTAGCGATATTCTCCTGTAAAAATGACCAAAACACAAAGGATGCCCCAAAGCCTATGCAAAATGAAATGCACCAGCCAAACATTGATGAAAATGCTGAAGCAAAAGGCTATGAGGATGAAGGATTGCAAGCAGAATTTAAGGATGAAAAAACTGCTGATCTCTATGACCTGTATGTAGCTATTAAAGACGCATTTGTAAATACCAATTCCCAAGCCGCTAGTGCAAAAGCAGCAGAACTTGCGGAAACGGCAACCAATAAGAAGGGTATAGTGGCTATTGCAAATGAAATTGCAGAAAGCGGTAATATAAATAAGCAGCGGGAAGCTTTTTCTAAACTTACAGAAGCTATGGAACCTGTTTTAAGGAATGCATTAGCCTCTGGAGAAATCTATAAGCAATACTGCCCCATGGCTTTTGAAGGAAAAGGAGACTATTGGTATTCAAATTCAAAAGATATTTTTAATCCATATTACGGAAATAAAATGTTGAAATGTGGTAGAGTTCAAGAAACAATCAAATAA
- a CDS encoding DUF302 domain-containing protein, with protein MDYYFNKSLKGNFEEVIVKVTEELEKEGFGVLTEINVTETLKKKLDVDFRNYRILGACNAPYAYKALKTEDKIGAMLPCNVIVQEKEAGEIEVAVVNPIASMQAVEDDALGKVAKEIKVKLQKVISNL; from the coding sequence ATGGACTATTATTTTAACAAAAGCCTTAAAGGAAATTTCGAAGAGGTAATCGTTAAAGTTACCGAGGAATTGGAAAAAGAAGGTTTTGGGGTATTAACAGAGATCAACGTTACTGAAACTTTGAAGAAAAAGCTGGATGTGGATTTTAGAAACTATCGCATTCTTGGAGCCTGTAACGCGCCTTACGCTTATAAAGCTCTAAAAACGGAAGACAAGATTGGGGCTATGCTGCCCTGCAATGTGATTGTACAGGAAAAAGAGGCAGGAGAGATAGAAGTAGCGGTGGTAAATCCCATTGCTTCCATGCAGGCGGTGGAAGATGATGCGCTAGGCAAAGTGGCTAAAGAGATCAAGGTAAAACTTCAAAAAGTTATTTCGAACCTTTAA